From Rhodococcus antarcticus, the proteins below share one genomic window:
- a CDS encoding ESX secretion-associated protein EspG: protein MSTELLPAPEITPTISLLEADVLRELLGISAFPYPLDVPSHGATLANRRVLRSDALASLTARGLADGEHPVGDLADDLHVLGRPDLAVDCVYHPGGDAQIVRALVASRGSRAVAAVLTPDGLHLHPCRTTALAHEVVGVLPPGTAGTGLGMTVPADVLDAAAGAEAAGGPRAGLAHLTANGVSPVDATLLRTVFTGRRRGGQIGCVRTTDTVARTSVVRSPEMISWVDSTTGRYMTVTGVGTNPVVSLVPVDDARLLRRIGELVAGA, encoded by the coding sequence GTGAGCACCGAGCTGCTCCCGGCCCCGGAGATCACGCCGACCATCAGCCTCCTCGAGGCCGACGTGCTCAGGGAGCTCCTCGGCATCAGCGCCTTCCCCTACCCGCTGGACGTCCCCTCCCACGGGGCAACCCTGGCGAACCGGAGGGTGCTGCGCAGCGACGCCCTCGCCAGCCTCACCGCACGAGGGCTGGCCGACGGTGAGCACCCCGTGGGCGACCTGGCCGACGACCTGCACGTGCTGGGCCGCCCCGACCTTGCCGTCGACTGCGTCTACCACCCGGGCGGGGACGCGCAGATCGTGCGTGCCCTGGTGGCCAGCCGCGGCAGCCGGGCCGTCGCCGCGGTGCTGACCCCCGACGGGCTGCACCTGCACCCCTGCCGGACCACCGCCCTGGCGCACGAGGTGGTGGGCGTCCTGCCCCCGGGCACCGCCGGGACCGGGCTCGGCATGACGGTGCCCGCCGACGTGCTCGACGCCGCCGCGGGTGCTGAGGCTGCCGGTGGTCCGCGGGCAGGACTCGCGCACCTCACGGCGAACGGGGTGTCCCCCGTCGACGCCACGCTCCTGCGCACGGTGTTCACGGGCCGGCGGCGCGGCGGGCAGATCGGCTGCGTCCGCACCACCGACACCGTGGCGCGCACCAGCGTGGTCCGTTCCCCGGAGATGATCAGCTGGGTCGACTCCACCACCGGCCGCTACATGACGGTGACGGGCGTCGGGACCAACCCCGTGGTCTCCCTCGTCCCGGTGGACGACGCCCGGTTGCTGCGCCGCATCGGGGAGCTCGTCGCCGGCGCCTGA
- the pknB gene encoding Stk1 family PASTA domain-containing Ser/Thr kinase: MLGELLEGRYRIDSPIARGGMSTVYRGLDTRLDRPVAVKVMDPAYAGDPEFLSRFAFEARAVARLSHSGLVAVHDQGSDRGHAFLVMELVEGGTLRELLRERGAMPPEVALSVLEPVLAALSTAHRAGLVHRDVKPENVLVADDGTVKVADFGLVRAVAAAGHTASNVILGTAAYLSPEQVTTGAADARSDVYAAGILLHELLTGSPPYTGDTALSVAYQHVNSTVPAPSSTVAGLPAELDALVATATDRDPQHRYRDAGQMLGEVLAVRRALGLPRVRVPTPQRSAEHASHGRPGAAASPVQHTRALTGLVPRLPGADTLQPEDTDRVPTVNAYQAQRRRSRRAGLVWFVVVVVLAAAVGVGAWWLGSGRFTNVPEITGLDKAQAEQVLTAAHLDAVLQSGYDDAGAVDRVLDAQPTAGAKVERGSDVVVTVSLGRPTVPEVAVGTAQAAVEQRLSASTLRPTVGPGAYDDAVPEGTLLALQPPAGTTVTVGSGVTLTLSQGPAPVAVPDVTGRGAADARAALTSAGLTAGTTSTAFSPTVAGGAVVSTAPAAGAVSRRGTAVDLVLSSALTVPDVTGQSTERARATLSAAGFTPVDGGSTSEGSADAGAVAATSPAAGTLVDPAAARVQVVVSDLVTVPGLRGRSVGSARQALEALGLQVRVSQLVPTETSLVLSQDPSGGTRVRPGSTVTLSAFP, from the coding sequence CTGCTCGGCGAGCTGCTCGAGGGCCGCTACCGGATCGACTCCCCCATCGCGCGCGGCGGCATGTCCACCGTGTACCGGGGCCTCGACACCCGCCTCGACCGTCCGGTCGCGGTCAAGGTCATGGACCCCGCCTACGCCGGTGACCCGGAGTTCCTCTCCCGCTTCGCCTTCGAGGCCCGGGCCGTGGCCCGGCTGAGCCACTCCGGTCTCGTCGCGGTGCACGACCAGGGCAGCGACCGCGGCCACGCGTTCCTCGTGATGGAGCTGGTCGAGGGCGGCACCCTGCGCGAGCTGCTCCGCGAGCGCGGTGCCATGCCCCCCGAGGTGGCGCTGTCGGTGCTCGAGCCCGTTCTCGCCGCGCTGTCCACGGCCCACCGGGCCGGGCTCGTGCACCGTGACGTCAAGCCCGAGAACGTCCTCGTCGCCGACGACGGCACGGTGAAGGTCGCCGACTTCGGGCTGGTGCGCGCGGTGGCCGCCGCCGGGCACACGGCGAGCAACGTCATCCTCGGCACCGCGGCGTACCTGTCGCCCGAGCAGGTCACCACCGGCGCGGCCGACGCCCGCAGCGACGTCTACGCCGCCGGGATCCTGCTGCACGAGCTGCTCACCGGGTCGCCGCCCTACACCGGGGACACCGCGCTGTCGGTGGCCTACCAGCACGTCAACAGCACCGTCCCCGCACCGTCCAGCACGGTGGCGGGCCTGCCCGCCGAGCTCGATGCGCTCGTGGCCACCGCCACCGACCGGGACCCGCAGCACCGCTACCGCGACGCCGGTCAGATGCTCGGGGAGGTGCTGGCCGTGCGCCGGGCCCTCGGCCTGCCCCGGGTGCGGGTGCCCACCCCGCAGCGCTCCGCAGAGCACGCCAGCCACGGGCGACCGGGCGCAGCGGCGAGCCCCGTCCAGCACACCCGGGCACTCACCGGGCTGGTGCCACGCCTGCCGGGCGCGGACACCCTGCAGCCCGAGGACACCGACCGCGTCCCCACCGTCAACGCCTACCAGGCGCAGCGGCGGCGGTCGCGGCGCGCCGGGCTCGTGTGGTTCGTGGTGGTAGTGGTCCTGGCCGCCGCCGTCGGCGTGGGCGCGTGGTGGCTCGGCAGCGGCCGGTTCACCAACGTCCCGGAGATCACCGGGCTGGACAAGGCCCAGGCGGAGCAGGTGCTCACCGCGGCCCACCTCGACGCGGTGCTGCAGAGCGGCTACGACGACGCCGGTGCGGTGGACCGGGTGCTCGACGCGCAGCCCACCGCCGGCGCGAAGGTCGAGCGGGGCTCCGACGTCGTCGTCACCGTGTCGCTCGGAAGGCCGACGGTGCCCGAGGTGGCCGTGGGCACCGCGCAGGCCGCCGTCGAGCAGCGGCTGAGCGCCTCGACCCTGCGGCCGACGGTCGGCCCCGGCGCCTACGACGACGCGGTGCCGGAGGGGACGCTGCTGGCGCTGCAGCCGCCGGCGGGCACCACGGTCACCGTGGGCTCCGGGGTCACCCTGACGCTGAGCCAGGGCCCCGCCCCCGTCGCCGTCCCCGACGTCACCGGCCGGGGCGCGGCCGACGCCAGGGCCGCGCTCACCTCGGCCGGTCTCACCGCCGGCACCACGTCCACCGCCTTCAGCCCGACCGTGGCCGGCGGCGCGGTGGTGAGCACCGCGCCCGCGGCCGGGGCCGTCTCCCGGCGGGGCACGGCCGTCGACCTCGTCCTGTCCTCCGCTCTGACCGTGCCGGACGTGACCGGTCAGAGCACCGAGCGGGCGCGGGCCACGCTCAGCGCCGCCGGGTTCACCCCGGTCGACGGGGGCAGCACCAGCGAGGGCAGCGCCGACGCGGGTGCCGTGGCCGCCACCTCTCCCGCCGCCGGCACCCTCGTCGACCCCGCGGCCGCGCGGGTGCAGGTGGTGGTCTCCGACCTCGTCACGGTGCCGGGGCTGCGGGGTCGGTCGGTGGGCTCGGCCCGGCAGGCCCTGGAGGCGCTGGGGCTGCAGGTGCGGGTGAGCCAGCTCGTGCCCACCGAAACCTCCCTGGTGCTCAGCCAGGACCCCTCCGGCGGCACCCGGGTGCGACCGGGCAGCACCGTCACCCTCTCCGCGTTCCCCTGA
- a CDS encoding class II 3-deoxy-7-phosphoheptulonate synthase produces the protein MNWTVDVPIDALPELPPLPEEMRARLDAALARPAAQQPDWPADQAAAMRTVLESVPPLTVSSEVDALQAKLAQVARGEAFLLQGGDCAETFVDNTEPHIRGNIRTLLQMAVVLTYGASVPVVKVARIAGQYAKPRSSDTDALGLRSYRGDMINSLVADASVRGHDPSRLVRAYANSSAAMNMVRALTASGMADLHKVHDWNRAFVSSSPAGARYEQMAGEIDRGLRFMSACGVSDPSLHAAEIFASHEALVLDYERAMLRLDTSGDVPRLFDLSAHFLWIGERTRDLEGAHIAFAELLSNPIGLKIGPSTTPDQAVEYVERLDPDNTAGRLTLVSRMGNGKVRDVLPAIVEKVEATGHQVIWQCDPMHGNTHESTTGYKTRHFDRIVDEVQGFFEVHRALGTHPGGIHVEITGDDVTECLGGAQDISDADLAGRYETACDPRLNTQQSLELAFLVAEMLRD, from the coding sequence GTGAACTGGACCGTCGACGTGCCCATCGATGCGCTGCCCGAGCTGCCGCCCCTGCCCGAGGAGATGCGCGCCCGGCTGGACGCCGCCCTGGCCCGGCCGGCGGCGCAGCAGCCCGACTGGCCGGCCGACCAGGCCGCCGCCATGCGCACCGTGCTGGAGAGCGTGCCGCCGCTGACGGTCTCCTCCGAGGTGGACGCGCTGCAGGCCAAGCTGGCCCAGGTCGCCCGGGGCGAGGCCTTCCTGCTCCAGGGCGGGGACTGCGCCGAGACGTTCGTGGACAACACCGAGCCGCACATCCGGGGCAACATCCGCACCCTGCTGCAGATGGCCGTGGTGCTCACCTACGGCGCGTCCGTGCCCGTGGTGAAGGTGGCCCGCATCGCCGGTCAGTACGCCAAGCCCCGCAGCTCGGACACCGACGCCCTGGGCCTGCGCTCCTACCGCGGGGACATGATCAACTCGCTGGTGGCCGATGCCTCGGTCCGCGGGCACGACCCGTCCCGGCTGGTGCGCGCCTACGCGAACTCCTCGGCGGCGATGAACATGGTCCGGGCGCTGACCGCCTCGGGCATGGCCGACCTGCACAAGGTCCACGACTGGAACCGAGCGTTCGTCAGCAGCTCCCCGGCCGGGGCCCGCTACGAGCAGATGGCCGGGGAGATCGACCGCGGGCTGCGCTTCATGAGTGCCTGCGGGGTCAGCGACCCCTCGCTGCACGCCGCCGAGATCTTCGCCAGCCACGAGGCGCTGGTGCTCGACTACGAGCGGGCCATGCTCCGCCTGGACACCTCCGGGGACGTGCCGCGGCTGTTCGACCTCTCCGCGCACTTCCTCTGGATCGGGGAGCGCACCCGGGACCTCGAGGGCGCGCACATCGCCTTCGCCGAGCTGCTGAGCAACCCCATCGGCCTCAAGATCGGCCCCTCGACCACCCCGGACCAGGCGGTGGAGTACGTGGAGCGGCTGGACCCCGACAACACCGCGGGCCGGCTCACGCTGGTCTCGCGGATGGGCAACGGCAAGGTCCGCGACGTGCTGCCGGCCATCGTGGAGAAGGTGGAGGCGACCGGTCACCAGGTCATCTGGCAGTGCGACCCCATGCACGGCAACACCCACGAGTCGACCACCGGGTACAAGACACGGCACTTCGACCGCATCGTCGACGAGGTGCAGGGCTTCTTCGAGGTGCACCGGGCCCTGGGCACCCACCCGGGCGGGATCCACGTGGAGATCACCGGCGACGACGTGACGGAGTGCCTGGGCGGTGCGCAGGACATCTCCGACGCCGACCTGGCCGGCCGCTACGAGACCGCCTGCGACCCGCGGCTGAACACCCAGCAGTCCCTCGAGCTCGCGTTCCTGGTCGCGGAGATGCTGCGCGACTGA
- a CDS encoding polyadenylate-specific 3'-exoribonuclease AS, translating to MRYFYDCEFIEDGTTIELVSIGVVAEDGRELYAVSTEFDPERAGKWVRANVLPKLPHLSSQSWRSRERIRTDLLEFCTAHTDGSPVELWAWVAAYDHVALCQLWGAMPALPRALPRFTRELRQRWEDAGSPELPPAPDDAHDALADARHNLAKFRAVEAHAGRG from the coding sequence GTGCGCTACTTCTACGACTGCGAGTTCATCGAGGACGGCACCACCATCGAGCTCGTCTCGATCGGCGTGGTGGCCGAGGACGGCCGCGAGCTGTACGCGGTGTCCACCGAGTTCGACCCGGAGCGGGCCGGGAAGTGGGTGCGGGCCAACGTGCTGCCCAAGCTGCCGCACCTGTCCTCGCAGTCCTGGCGCAGCCGCGAGCGCATCCGCACCGACCTGCTGGAGTTCTGCACGGCCCACACCGACGGCTCCCCGGTGGAGCTGTGGGCCTGGGTCGCGGCCTACGACCACGTGGCCCTGTGCCAGCTGTGGGGCGCGATGCCGGCCCTGCCGCGGGCGCTGCCGCGCTTCACCCGGGAGCTGCGCCAGCGGTGGGAGGACGCCGGCTCCCCGGAGCTGCCCCCTGCCCCCGACGACGCGCACGACGCGCTCGCCGACGCCCGCCACAACCTCGCGAAGTTCCGGGCGGTCGAGGCGCACGCGGGCCGGGGCTGA
- a CDS encoding alpha/beta hydrolase: MALLAGAEPFVAEGTPDAPGVLLCHGFTGTPQSMRPWGEHLAAEGFAVRCPRLPGHGTRWQEMNTTRWPDWYATLEAELDVLVARGRPVLVFGLSMGGTLALRLAQQRPEVAGLVLVNPSLRTERRDAPLLPLLSRLVGSVAGVAGDIAAPGVTEVGYDRTPLKAAASLLELCGVVRADLGTVRVPVLLYRSRVDHVVDPSSALALHAGLGTADLTEVVLENSFHVATLDVDAPLIFTGSVELARRVAG, from the coding sequence GTGGCACTCCTGGCTGGCGCCGAGCCCTTCGTTGCCGAGGGCACGCCGGACGCGCCCGGGGTGCTGCTGTGCCACGGGTTCACCGGCACCCCGCAGAGCATGCGGCCCTGGGGCGAGCACCTCGCGGCCGAGGGCTTCGCCGTGCGCTGCCCCCGGCTGCCCGGGCACGGCACCCGCTGGCAGGAGATGAACACCACCCGCTGGCCGGACTGGTACGCCACGCTCGAGGCCGAGCTCGACGTCCTCGTGGCCCGGGGTCGTCCCGTCCTGGTCTTCGGCCTGTCCATGGGCGGCACCCTGGCCCTGCGGCTGGCCCAGCAGCGCCCCGAGGTGGCCGGGCTCGTGCTGGTGAACCCCTCGCTGCGCACCGAGCGGCGCGACGCCCCGCTGCTCCCCCTGCTCTCCCGCCTGGTGGGCTCGGTGGCGGGCGTGGCCGGCGACATCGCCGCCCCCGGCGTCACCGAGGTCGGCTACGACCGGACCCCGCTGAAGGCGGCCGCCTCGCTGCTCGAGCTGTGCGGCGTGGTCCGCGCCGACCTCGGGACCGTGCGCGTGCCGGTGCTGCTCTACCGCTCGCGGGTCGACCACGTGGTGGACCCGAGCAGCGCGCTGGCCCTGCACGCCGGGCTGGGCACGGCCGACCTCACCGAGGTGGTGCTGGAGAACAGCTTCCACGTGGCCACCCTCGACGTGGACGCCCCGCTGATCTTCACGGGCAGCGTCGAGCTGGCCCGCCGGGTGGCCGGGTGA
- a CDS encoding ROK family protein: protein MSVLTVGIDVGGTNIRAGVVDVEGQVIDTVEAPTPSSPRALEDGLHRAVAELSLRHPVAAVGLAVAGFVTPDRAGVRFAPHLPWRDAPVAARMHQRLGLPVVLEHDANAAAWAEHRFGAARGGHVVVMVAIGTGIGAALLVDGRLYRGAHGVAPELGHLRMVPDGRSCPCGKRGCFERYCSGTALVATALELLAADPSRSTLLAKEHAAEPGSLTGRRVVGAARDGDPVAQAAVADLALWLGRGLALVSDVYDPDLVVVGGGVGGSAPLFLDEAREHYVRRLTGAGHRPPARIRTAQLGAAAGLVGAADLARAELARG, encoded by the coding sequence GTGAGCGTGCTGACGGTGGGCATCGACGTCGGTGGCACGAACATCCGCGCCGGTGTGGTCGACGTCGAGGGCCAGGTCATCGACACGGTGGAGGCGCCCACCCCGAGCTCGCCGCGGGCCCTGGAGGACGGTCTGCACCGCGCCGTCGCCGAGCTGTCCCTGCGACACCCCGTGGCCGCGGTGGGCCTGGCCGTGGCGGGGTTCGTGACCCCGGACCGGGCCGGGGTCCGCTTCGCCCCGCACCTGCCGTGGCGGGACGCGCCGGTGGCCGCCCGGATGCACCAGCGCCTCGGCCTGCCCGTCGTCCTCGAGCACGACGCCAACGCCGCTGCCTGGGCGGAGCACCGCTTCGGCGCCGCCCGCGGCGGCCACGTCGTCGTCATGGTCGCCATCGGCACCGGCATCGGTGCGGCCCTGCTCGTCGACGGTCGGCTCTACCGGGGGGCGCACGGCGTGGCTCCCGAGCTCGGCCACCTGCGGATGGTCCCCGACGGCCGCTCCTGCCCGTGCGGCAAGCGCGGCTGCTTCGAGCGCTACTGCAGCGGCACGGCGCTGGTGGCCACCGCGCTGGAGCTGCTGGCCGCCGACCCCAGCCGCTCGACGCTGCTGGCCAAGGAGCACGCCGCCGAACCCGGCTCGCTGACCGGGCGGCGGGTCGTCGGGGCGGCCCGGGACGGCGACCCGGTGGCGCAGGCCGCGGTGGCCGACCTCGCGCTGTGGCTCGGCCGGGGCCTCGCGCTGGTCAGCGACGTCTACGACCCGGACCTCGTCGTGGTGGGCGGGGGGGTGGGCGGCTCGGCCCCGCTGTTCCTCGACGAGGCCCGTGAGCACTACGTGCGCCGCCTCACCGGGGCGGGGCACCGGCCGCCCGCCCGCATCCGCACGGCACAGCTGGGCGCGGCAGCCGGGCTCGTGGGTGCAGCCGACCTGGCCCGCGCGGAGCTCGCGCGGGGCTGA
- a CDS encoding ArsA family ATPase, whose product MRVLLFTGKGGVGKTTLAAASAVRLAEQGQKVLVCSTDPAHSLADALDHPLGPAPREVEPGLFGLQLDARALVERQWDGLRGALAGLTGAGASAGARVGGLAAEELTVLPGVEELVALSEVRRLAQDGLWDVLVLDCGPTAETLRMLALPEAVAGYLHRVWPRHRRVVHAALGRPGGDLAGAAAAVDRFEEETTAVRALLTDPRRTTVRLVLTPERVVLAETTRTLTALALHGLRVDGVVANRVLPAPRSRGRSTDPAWEWLRTRVAEQATVLAALAAQLPAGTTSTTVAHRAAEPVGTAELSAVAADLYGDGPVLEDVPGSAPAPTVVLESGTGLESVYAWRLDLPLVHDAAVELARVEDDLLVTVGGSRRRVPLAPVLRRCTVVDAEVTAAALLVRFRPDPGLWSR is encoded by the coding sequence GTGCGGGTCCTGCTGTTCACGGGCAAGGGCGGCGTGGGCAAGACGACCCTCGCTGCGGCGAGTGCCGTGCGCCTGGCCGAGCAGGGCCAGAAGGTCCTCGTGTGCTCCACCGACCCGGCCCACTCGCTCGCCGACGCCCTCGACCACCCGCTCGGCCCCGCCCCGCGCGAGGTCGAGCCCGGACTGTTCGGCCTCCAGCTGGACGCGAGGGCCCTGGTGGAGCGGCAGTGGGACGGCCTGCGGGGCGCGCTGGCCGGGCTCACCGGGGCAGGGGCGTCCGCGGGAGCCCGGGTCGGGGGGCTCGCGGCCGAGGAGCTCACCGTCCTGCCGGGGGTGGAGGAGCTGGTGGCGCTGTCGGAGGTGCGTCGCCTGGCGCAGGACGGGCTGTGGGACGTGCTCGTGCTCGACTGCGGTCCCACCGCCGAGACGCTGCGCATGCTCGCGCTGCCCGAGGCCGTCGCCGGCTACCTGCACCGGGTGTGGCCGCGGCACCGCCGGGTGGTGCACGCCGCGCTCGGCCGCCCGGGGGGTGACCTCGCCGGGGCCGCGGCGGCCGTGGACAGGTTCGAGGAGGAGACCACCGCTGTGCGCGCCCTGCTCACCGACCCCCGCCGCACCACTGTCCGCCTCGTGCTCACCCCGGAGCGCGTGGTCCTGGCCGAGACCACCCGCACGCTCACCGCCCTGGCGCTGCACGGCCTGCGGGTGGACGGGGTGGTCGCCAACCGCGTGCTGCCGGCCCCGCGGTCCCGCGGGCGCTCCACCGACCCGGCGTGGGAGTGGTTGCGCACCCGGGTGGCCGAGCAGGCCACCGTGCTCGCCGCGCTGGCCGCCCAGCTCCCGGCCGGCACCACCAGCACCACCGTCGCCCACCGCGCCGCGGAACCGGTGGGCACGGCCGAGCTCTCGGCGGTGGCCGCGGACCTCTACGGCGACGGCCCGGTGCTCGAGGACGTCCCCGGCTCCGCCCCCGCACCCACGGTGGTGCTCGAGTCCGGCACGGGCCTGGAGTCGGTGTACGCGTGGCGCCTGGACCTGCCCCTGGTGCACGACGCCGCGGTGGAGCTCGCCCGCGTGGAGGACGACCTGCTCGTCACCGTGGGGGGTTCGCGGCGCCGGGTGCCCCTGGCGCCCGTGCTGCGCCGCTGCACCGTGGTCGACGCCGAGGTGACGGCAGCCGCGCTGCTCGTGCGGTTCCGGCCCGACCCGGGGCTGTGGTCGCGGTGA
- a CDS encoding SRPBCC family protein: MAEETTQSIVVAAPAVDVMAVIADFPAYPEWAGAVKVAEVLESAPDGRGQRVRFVLDAGPVKDTYELAYTWAPDGSAVSWELVKGQMQKSQRGSYTLAPSGDGTEVTYRLRVDLNIPLIGMFKRKAEKVITDTALKELKKRVEG; the protein is encoded by the coding sequence ATGGCAGAGGAGACCACCCAGTCGATCGTCGTCGCAGCGCCGGCGGTGGACGTCATGGCCGTCATCGCCGACTTCCCGGCGTACCCCGAGTGGGCGGGTGCGGTGAAGGTCGCCGAGGTGCTGGAGTCGGCACCCGACGGCCGGGGGCAGCGGGTGCGCTTCGTGCTGGACGCGGGACCGGTCAAGGACACCTACGAGCTGGCCTACACCTGGGCGCCGGACGGCAGCGCCGTCAGCTGGGAGCTGGTCAAGGGGCAGATGCAGAAGTCCCAGCGCGGCTCCTACACGCTGGCGCCGTCCGGGGACGGGACCGAGGTCACCTACCGGCTGCGGGTGGACCTCAACATCCCGCTCATCGGGATGTTCAAGCGCAAGGCGGAGAAGGTCATCACCGACACGGCGCTCAAGGAGCTGAAGAAGCGCGTCGAGGGCTGA
- a CDS encoding metallophosphoesterase family protein, whose translation MRLHVVADVHGNVDALARASDGADGLVVLGDLVDLVDYHDHGGGILGALLGPERVAHFAELRRSGAPGEAGAWVRTVMGTVDDPAAQIEHAVREQYTRLFAALGSPVWATPGNVDLPHLWPEFAGDGVTVLDGSSVQLGPGGPRLGLVGGLCLPAGMPSAASGVWRPYLRTEEDFAAALDALGPVDLLGTHGPPAVAELCFDVRARRREPGSAALLAHVRATAPRFALHGHVHQPLVRRVRVGRTECVNVGHFQRTGTPHVLHL comes from the coding sequence ATGAGGTTGCACGTGGTCGCCGACGTGCACGGCAACGTCGACGCGCTGGCCCGGGCCTCGGACGGGGCCGACGGCCTGGTCGTGCTCGGCGACCTGGTCGACCTCGTGGACTACCACGACCACGGCGGCGGGATCCTCGGCGCCCTGCTCGGCCCCGAGCGGGTGGCCCACTTCGCCGAGCTGCGCCGATCGGGGGCGCCGGGCGAGGCCGGGGCGTGGGTGCGCACCGTGATGGGCACCGTGGACGACCCCGCCGCGCAGATCGAGCACGCCGTCCGCGAGCAGTACACCCGGCTCTTCGCGGCGCTGGGCTCCCCGGTGTGGGCCACCCCGGGCAACGTGGACCTCCCGCACCTGTGGCCGGAGTTCGCCGGGGACGGGGTGACCGTGCTGGACGGGTCCAGCGTGCAGCTGGGGCCGGGAGGACCGCGGCTGGGGCTGGTCGGCGGGCTGTGCCTGCCCGCCGGCATGCCGTCCGCGGCGAGCGGCGTGTGGCGGCCCTACCTGCGCACCGAGGAGGACTTCGCGGCCGCCCTCGACGCGCTGGGGCCGGTGGACCTGCTCGGGACGCACGGTCCGCCCGCGGTGGCCGAGCTGTGCTTCGACGTGCGGGCCCGGCGCCGCGAGCCCGGCTCGGCCGCCCTGCTCGCGCACGTGCGAGCCACCGCGCCCCGGTTCGCGCTGCACGGGCACGTGCACCAGCCCCTGGTCCGGAGGGTGCGGGTGGGCCGCACCGAGTGCGTCAACGTGGGCCACTTCCAGCGCACCGGCACCCCGCACGTGCTGCACCTGTAG
- a CDS encoding polyketide cyclase / dehydrase and lipid transport, whose product MRALDVVDETFLAAPPAAVAARIAGPGRWRRWWPDLRLTVAHDRGPQGVRWTVDGALRGTLEIWLEPVLDGTVLHLFLRSELPDGADVGSELGRRRRQAKAVAFELKADLEAGRPAGEPPAAVDA is encoded by the coding sequence GTGAGGGCACTGGACGTGGTGGACGAGACCTTCCTGGCCGCGCCGCCCGCCGCCGTGGCTGCCCGGATCGCCGGGCCGGGCCGGTGGCGGCGGTGGTGGCCGGACCTGCGGCTGACCGTGGCGCACGACCGTGGCCCGCAGGGCGTCCGGTGGACGGTGGACGGGGCCCTGCGGGGCACCCTGGAGATCTGGCTCGAGCCGGTGCTGGACGGCACCGTGCTGCACCTGTTCCTGCGCTCGGAGCTGCCCGACGGGGCCGACGTCGGCAGCGAGCTGGGACGGCGGCGTCGGCAGGCCAAGGCCGTCGCCTTCGAGCTCAAGGCGGACCTGGAGGCGGGCCGGCCCGCAGGGGAGCCCCCGGCCGCGGTGGACGCGTGA